Proteins encoded together in one Anoxybacillus flavithermus window:
- a CDS encoding plasmid pRiA4b ORF-3 family protein, translating to MLQKKQTVYQLKIALRGIRPPIWRRVLIPSNITFDQLHLIIQEAMGWKNYHLYQFETGDAIIDVPHPLDDFSHPWKDMLNSQKVRIKTYLSQEKDKVLYTYDFGDNWDHVITLEKIEKRTEPLPHPICIKGKRACPPEDVGGVWGYQDVIDMMQNDTRKQEREEFLEWYDEWYGDDFDPEYFDIEEVNGRLATIKFK from the coding sequence CAATTAAAAATCGCCTTGCGTGGTATTCGTCCTCCCATTTGGCGACGTGTACTTATTCCAAGCAATATTACATTCGATCAACTTCATCTGATCATTCAAGAAGCAATGGGTTGGAAAAACTATCACTTATATCAATTTGAAACGGGCGACGCGATCATCGATGTACCACATCCTCTGGATGATTTTTCACACCCTTGGAAAGATATGCTCAATTCTCAAAAAGTGCGGATAAAAACATATTTAAGTCAAGAAAAAGACAAAGTTTTATATACGTATGACTTTGGGGACAATTGGGATCATGTTATTACATTAGAAAAAATTGAAAAACGAACGGAACCATTGCCACATCCCATTTGCATTAAAGGAAAACGAGCATGCCCACCAGAAGATGTCGGTGGCGTTTGGGGCTACCAAGATGTAATTGATATGATGCAAAACGATACAAGAAAACAAGAACGGGAAGAGTTTCTCGAGTGGTATGATGAATGGTACGGAGACGACTTTGATCCGGAATATTTTGATATAGAGGAAGTAAACGGAAGACTAGCAACAATCAAATTCAAATAA
- a CDS encoding DUF488 family protein: protein MKAKICTIGFAKKPLRTFVELLKQANVQVVIDTRLHNTSQLSGYAKKDDLAFILEILGIGYIHDPLLAPTEEILKAYKNKEMAWGDYEEKYVELLKMRKVEQSHQDLIAKKTVCLLCSEHAPHYCHRRLLAEYLRKFYSDIEIVHLM, encoded by the coding sequence ATGAAAGCGAAAATTTGCACAATTGGGTTTGCGAAGAAACCGTTGCGAACGTTTGTGGAACTTTTAAAACAAGCAAATGTTCAAGTAGTTATTGACACACGTTTGCATAATACGTCGCAATTATCGGGATACGCTAAAAAAGACGATTTAGCATTTATTTTAGAAATATTAGGTATTGGTTATATTCATGATCCCCTTCTTGCCCCCACGGAGGAAATTCTCAAAGCGTATAAAAACAAGGAGATGGCTTGGGGAGATTATGAGGAGAAATATGTAGAGTTATTAAAAATGAGAAAAGTAGAGCAGTCCCATCAAGATCTCATCGCAAAGAAAACGGTTTGTCTACTATGTAGTGAACACGCCCCACATTACTGTCATCGTCGTTTATTAGCAGAGTACTTGCGAAAATTTTATTCGGATATAGAAATTGTTCATTTAATGTAG
- a CDS encoding DUF488 family protein, producing the protein MRELKGKLYTSNIEGLKYAPPHAEIWQITRAGHNITGAIVVRSLSPSPQLFERYLREWKGTQTNEWWPLYENAFLSELREEEKLKSLRDIYKKLLLGKDIVLLCFCPDHRYCHRRLVGEFFKPYGVEAVELNPMKTEQLSLF; encoded by the coding sequence ATGAGGGAACTAAAGGGAAAGTTATACACCTCAAATATCGAAGGATTAAAGTATGCGCCCCCTCATGCAGAAATATGGCAAATTACACGTGCTGGTCATAATATCACAGGTGCTATTGTTGTCCGTAGTTTGTCACCTTCCCCTCAGTTGTTTGAGCGTTACCTAAGGGAGTGGAAAGGGACACAAACGAATGAGTGGTGGCCTTTATATGAAAATGCCTTTCTTTCTGAACTAAGAGAAGAAGAAAAGCTAAAGTCGCTCCGAGATATTTATAAAAAATTGCTTCTAGGGAAAGATATTGTACTCCTTTGTTTTTGCCCGGATCATCGTTATTGTCATCGCCGTTTAGTGGGGGAGTTTTTTAAGCCGTATGGAGTTGAAGCGGTGGAGTTAAATCCTATGAAAACAGAGCAATTAAGTTTGTTTTAG
- a CDS encoding dual OB domain-containing protein translates to MNRPLKIIILAITQTYERYCVAGMTERGQWIRPLPPDHRFWASYKYDDGTFIKPGDIWEVTDYVKYNDPTSPGHTEDIRVLSYESLYKCGELNNTELCAFVKQHLESEQTLHDTLNANGRSLCLIKVDDIWKIEGANRICFTMNAKEYRNNTYKEGYPVTDLKWRSVFRSHRSISFKGFQNLYLCIGLARTEPNKNITREYPMVISIITNPFVDYPPQYP, encoded by the coding sequence TTGAATAGGCCATTGAAAATAATCATTCTAGCTATTACACAAACATACGAGCGTTACTGTGTTGCAGGGATGACTGAACGTGGACAATGGATCAGACCATTGCCCCCTGATCATCGTTTTTGGGCAAGCTACAAATATGATGATGGTACGTTCATTAAGCCGGGAGACATATGGGAGGTCACCGACTATGTCAAATATAATGATCCTACTTCACCGGGGCATACGGAAGATATTCGAGTACTGAGCTATGAATCCTTATACAAATGCGGGGAATTAAACAATACTGAACTATGTGCATTTGTTAAGCAGCATCTCGAAAGTGAGCAAACACTACATGATACGCTAAATGCTAACGGACGATCGTTATGTTTAATCAAAGTGGATGATATTTGGAAAATAGAAGGAGCGAACCGTATTTGCTTTACAATGAATGCCAAAGAATATCGGAACAATACTTATAAAGAAGGTTATCCGGTAACAGATTTAAAATGGCGTTCCGTTTTTCGCTCTCATCGCTCGATATCCTTTAAAGGGTTTCAAAATTTATATTTGTGTATCGGATTGGCACGAACAGAACCGAATAAGAATATTACACGTGAATATCCGATGGTTATTAGTATTATCACAAATCCCTTTGTGGATTATCCGCCGCAATACCCATAA